In Actinomadura citrea, a single window of DNA contains:
- a CDS encoding GNAT family N-acetyltransferase, translated as MPLLRIRTEIEDGPGRLASLTAALARRGANILGLSVQLDADGVVDEFIVDVPRGGPDARALAEALGAAGGTRTAVLPARPHDLVDEPTRALALAARLRARPNAVPEILGELLRADEARWDAPGGEEPDRCDLLIPVRGRSVRLRRAGLPFTATEAARADALVRAALPTVPPPSAFRRIALRDGTQAVVRPVEPRDGDAVRALHERCSLDSRRMRYFSPKPYPPRRSFERFCDPSRGLTLVAEGPDGSLLALAHLVLVRDPGAAEVAFLVEDAWQGRGLGRGLAELLLALARDRGLVEVRATALSENARMRRLLTSLGGRTRRTEDTAIVEIRLRLDGRPAEPGALAGWAGERRI; from the coding sequence ATGCCGCTGCTGCGCATCCGCACCGAGATCGAGGACGGCCCGGGCCGCCTCGCCTCCCTCACGGCCGCGCTGGCCCGGCGCGGCGCCAACATCCTCGGGCTGTCGGTCCAGCTCGACGCCGACGGGGTGGTGGACGAGTTCATCGTCGACGTCCCGCGCGGCGGCCCGGACGCACGCGCCCTCGCCGAGGCGCTGGGCGCGGCGGGCGGGACCCGGACCGCGGTGCTCCCCGCGCGCCCCCACGACCTGGTCGACGAGCCGACCCGCGCCCTGGCCCTGGCGGCCCGGCTCCGGGCCCGGCCGAACGCGGTCCCCGAGATCCTCGGGGAGCTGCTGCGCGCCGACGAGGCCCGTTGGGACGCCCCGGGCGGCGAGGAACCCGACCGCTGCGACCTCCTGATCCCGGTGCGCGGGCGCTCGGTCCGGCTCCGGCGCGCCGGGCTGCCCTTCACCGCGACGGAGGCGGCGCGCGCGGACGCGCTGGTGCGGGCCGCGCTCCCGACGGTGCCGCCCCCGTCGGCGTTCCGGCGGATCGCGCTGCGCGACGGCACGCAGGCGGTCGTCCGGCCGGTCGAGCCCCGCGACGGCGACGCCGTGCGGGCGCTGCACGAGCGCTGCTCGCTGGACAGCCGCCGGATGCGCTACTTCAGCCCCAAGCCGTACCCGCCGCGCCGGTCGTTCGAGCGGTTCTGCGATCCCTCGCGGGGCCTGACGCTGGTCGCCGAGGGCCCGGACGGGTCGCTGCTGGCGCTGGCGCACCTGGTCCTCGTCCGCGACCCGGGCGCCGCCGAGGTCGCGTTCCTGGTCGAGGACGCCTGGCAGGGCCGCGGGCTCGGCCGCGGCCTCGCCGAGCTGCTCCTCGCGCTGGCCAGGGACCGCGGCCTGGTGGAGGTGCGCGCGACCGCGCTGAGCGAGAACGCCCGGATGCGGCGGCTGCTGACCTCGCTCGGCGGGCGGACGCGGCGCACCGAGGACACCGCGATCGTGGAGATCAGGCTGCGGCTGGACGGCCGTCCCGCCGAGCCGGGGGCGCTGGCAGGATGGGCGGGTGAGCGGCGTATATGA
- a CDS encoding phosphoglycerate kinase produces MRTIDDLDVAGRRVLLRADLNVPLQDSGPPPEGVEGRPSTTMRITDDGRIRASLPTIEALRARGAKVIVCAHLGRPKGEVKPELSLAPVAARLGELLGTEVAFATDVVGDSARAAVGGLADGGVALLENLRFEPGETSKDDAERGAFADRLAALAEVYVGDGFGAVHRRHASVYDVPERLPHAAGGLIVAEVEVLRKLTEDVERPYVVALGGSKVSDKLGVIDNLLGKADRILIGGGMVFTFLKAQGHEVGGSLLEEDQLGTVREYLRRAEETGVEFVLPVDIVAATAFAADADHDVVPADAIPADRLGLDIGPESGKLFAARLADARTVFWNGPMGVFEMEPYSHGTRAVAQGLIDSGAFTVVGGGDSAAAVRLLGFDEAAFSHISTGGGASLEYLEGKTLPGLQALED; encoded by the coding sequence GCCCCTCCACCACGATGCGGATCACCGACGACGGGCGGATCCGGGCCAGCCTGCCGACGATCGAGGCGCTGCGGGCCCGGGGCGCCAAGGTCATCGTCTGCGCCCACCTCGGCCGCCCCAAGGGGGAGGTCAAGCCCGAGCTCTCGCTCGCGCCGGTCGCCGCCCGCCTGGGCGAGCTGCTGGGCACGGAGGTGGCGTTCGCGACCGACGTCGTGGGCGACTCCGCCCGCGCGGCGGTCGGCGGCCTCGCCGACGGCGGCGTCGCGCTGCTGGAGAACCTGCGCTTCGAGCCGGGCGAGACCAGCAAGGACGACGCCGAGCGCGGCGCCTTCGCCGACCGGCTGGCCGCCCTCGCCGAGGTCTACGTGGGGGACGGGTTCGGTGCGGTGCACCGCAGGCACGCGTCGGTCTACGACGTGCCGGAGCGGCTCCCGCACGCCGCGGGCGGGCTGATCGTCGCCGAGGTCGAGGTGCTCAGAAAGCTCACCGAGGACGTCGAGCGGCCCTACGTGGTCGCGCTCGGCGGGTCCAAGGTGTCCGACAAGCTCGGGGTCATCGACAACCTGCTCGGCAAGGCCGACCGCATCCTGATCGGCGGCGGCATGGTGTTCACCTTCCTCAAGGCGCAGGGGCACGAGGTCGGCGGGAGCCTCCTGGAGGAGGACCAGCTCGGCACCGTCCGCGAGTACCTGCGGCGCGCCGAGGAGACCGGCGTCGAGTTCGTGCTGCCGGTCGACATCGTCGCGGCCACCGCGTTCGCCGCGGACGCCGACCACGACGTGGTGCCCGCCGACGCGATCCCGGCCGACCGGCTGGGCCTGGACATCGGGCCCGAGTCCGGCAAGCTGTTCGCCGCGCGCCTCGCCGACGCCAGGACGGTCTTCTGGAACGGCCCCATGGGCGTGTTCGAGATGGAGCCCTACTCGCACGGCACCCGCGCCGTCGCGCAGGGCCTCATCGACTCGGGCGCGTTCACCGTGGTCGGCGGCGGCGACTCGGCCGCGGCCGTCCGGCTGCTCGGCTTCGACGAGGCGGCCTTCTCCCACATCTCGACCGGCGGCGGCGCGAGCCTCGAGTACCTCGAAGGCAAGACGCTGCCCGGCCTGCAAGCCCTGGAGGACTGA
- a CDS encoding Lrp/AsnC family transcriptional regulator: MDAVDQAILRRLQRDGRQTNRELAEAVGIAPSTALERTRALRSRGVITGFHAAADLERLGRGVQALISIRIRPQSREAIESARDSMASMPETIGVFVVTGNEDLLVHVAVPSTAYLRDFVLDRLARRKEYVDVRTIVVYDYVQPVEQSELPSAHRPDGRTPYI, translated from the coding sequence ATGGACGCGGTCGACCAGGCGATCCTGCGGCGCCTGCAGCGGGACGGGCGGCAGACCAACCGCGAACTGGCGGAGGCGGTGGGGATCGCGCCGTCGACGGCCCTGGAGCGGACGCGGGCGCTGCGCTCGCGGGGCGTCATCACCGGGTTCCACGCGGCGGCCGACCTGGAGCGGCTGGGACGCGGCGTGCAGGCATTGATATCGATCAGGATCCGGCCGCAGTCGCGCGAGGCGATCGAGTCCGCCCGCGACAGCATGGCCTCGATGCCCGAGACGATCGGGGTCTTCGTGGTGACGGGGAACGAGGATCTGCTCGTCCACGTGGCCGTGCCGAGCACCGCCTACCTCCGCGACTTCGTGCTCGACCGGCTGGCGCGCCGCAAGGAGTACGTGGACGTCCGCACCATCGTCGTGTACGACTACGTGCAGCCGGTGGAGCAGTCCGAACTTCCGTCGGCCCACCGGCCCGACGGGCGAACGCCCTACATCTGA
- the secG gene encoding preprotein translocase subunit SecG, with the protein MIIATSIVLIVTSLLMVVLVLMHKGKGGGLSDMFGGGVSSSLGGSSVVERNLDRLTIGVGVVWFASIVVLGLLFKHKGVG; encoded by the coding sequence GTGATCATCGCAACGTCCATCGTGCTCATCGTCACGAGCCTGCTGATGGTGGTCCTCGTCCTGATGCACAAGGGCAAGGGCGGCGGCCTGTCCGACATGTTCGGCGGCGGCGTCTCGTCCTCCCTCGGAGGGTCGTCGGTGGTCGAGCGCAACCTCGACCGGCTGACCATCGGCGTCGGGGTGGTCTGGTTCGCCTCGATCGTCGTTCTCGGGCTGCTGTTCAAGCACAAGGGCGTCGGCTGA
- a CDS encoding class I SAM-dependent methyltransferase: MSGVYDDPWAYELACSFRDVPAEVDVLLGWCAEQGLAPGTALELAAGPAEHAREFARRGLAATALDLNPRMCAHAAREAERAGVGLEVVEGDMTRFALGRRFDLVATMLDSTSHLMTLDAFVAHLRCAAAHLSPGGLYVIEMSHPRDRLGDDPSVSTGWTVERDGVRASVRWGEPSDRLDPVTQIADDRVTMTITGEGAEPRVVRDVVPYRFWTATELDAAIRLAGGLEAVAQYGDFGAGEDAVPLADPGAWRMITLLRPR; this comes from the coding sequence GTGAGCGGCGTATATGACGACCCCTGGGCGTACGAGCTGGCGTGCTCGTTCCGCGACGTGCCGGCCGAGGTGGACGTCCTGCTCGGGTGGTGCGCCGAGCAGGGCCTCGCGCCCGGCACGGCGCTGGAGCTGGCCGCCGGGCCCGCCGAGCACGCCCGCGAGTTCGCCCGCCGCGGGCTGGCCGCGACGGCGCTCGACCTGAACCCGCGCATGTGCGCCCACGCGGCCCGCGAGGCCGAACGCGCCGGCGTCGGCCTGGAGGTGGTCGAGGGCGACATGACGCGGTTCGCGCTGGGCCGCCGGTTCGACCTCGTCGCGACCATGCTGGACTCCACGTCCCACCTCATGACGCTGGACGCGTTCGTGGCGCACCTGCGGTGCGCCGCCGCGCACCTGTCCCCCGGCGGCCTCTACGTCATCGAGATGTCGCATCCCCGGGACCGGCTGGGCGACGATCCGAGCGTCAGCACCGGCTGGACGGTCGAGCGGGACGGCGTCCGGGCGAGCGTGCGCTGGGGCGAGCCGTCCGACCGGCTGGACCCGGTCACCCAGATCGCCGACGACCGCGTGACGATGACCATCACCGGGGAGGGCGCGGAGCCGCGGGTCGTCCGCGACGTCGTGCCCTACCGGTTCTGGACGGCCACCGAGCTGGACGCCGCGATCCGCCTCGCGGGCGGGCTGGAGGCGGTCGCGCAGTACGGCGACTTCGGGGCCGGCGAGGACGCGGTGCCCCTCGCCGACCCCGGGGCCTGGCGCATGATCACGCTGCTGCGCCCGCGCTGA
- the bla gene encoding class A beta-lactamase, whose amino-acid sequence MPFEQSGSSRRALLAAAALLPLAGCGEKERPSAAASSPSARPSAAPPDLSRFAALERRHGARLGVYAVATRTGAEVAYRADERFAFCSTFKALAAAAVLHGNPIGHLDRRITYTRADVNSISPITKDRVATGMTIRELCDAAIRHSDGTAGNLLMRDVGGPAGLTAYLRVLGDAVSRMDDYEPELNRIRPGDPRDTTSPRAIAADLRAIVLGDALEPGRRALVRGWLERSATSVGAERIKAGLPRGWRTASKTGTGDYGRANDIAVVWPPQGAPLVVAVMSDRPGYGTPPRNALIAEATELVVSDLSRAGL is encoded by the coding sequence ATGCCGTTCGAGCAGTCCGGCTCCTCCCGGCGGGCGCTGCTGGCCGCCGCGGCTCTCCTGCCGCTTGCGGGATGCGGTGAGAAGGAGCGCCCGTCCGCCGCGGCGTCGTCGCCGTCCGCCCGGCCCTCGGCCGCGCCGCCGGACCTGTCGCGGTTCGCGGCGCTCGAACGCCGGCACGGCGCCCGCCTCGGCGTGTACGCCGTGGCGACCCGGACCGGAGCCGAGGTGGCCTACCGCGCCGACGAGCGCTTCGCGTTCTGCTCCACCTTCAAGGCGCTCGCCGCGGCGGCGGTCCTGCACGGCAATCCGATCGGCCACCTCGACAGGCGGATCACCTACACCCGGGCCGATGTGAACTCCATCTCACCGATCACCAAGGACCGCGTCGCCACCGGGATGACCATCCGGGAGCTGTGCGACGCCGCCATCCGCCACAGCGACGGCACGGCGGGGAACCTGCTGATGCGCGACGTCGGCGGCCCGGCGGGGCTGACCGCCTACCTGCGCGTGCTCGGCGACGCCGTCAGCCGCATGGACGACTACGAGCCCGAGCTGAACAGGATCCGTCCGGGCGACCCGCGGGACACCACCAGCCCCCGGGCGATCGCCGCCGACCTTCGCGCGATCGTCCTCGGGGACGCGCTGGAGCCTGGCAGACGCGCCCTGGTCCGCGGCTGGCTCGAACGCAGCGCCACGAGCGTCGGAGCCGAGCGCATCAAGGCCGGGCTGCCCCGGGGGTGGAGGACGGCGAGCAAGACCGGGACCGGCGACTACGGCAGGGCCAACGACATCGCCGTGGTGTGGCCGCCCCAGGGCGCTCCGCTCGTGGTGGCCGTCATGTCCGACCGTCCGGGATACGGCACCCCGCCCAGGAACGCCCTGATCGCGGAGGCCACGGAGCTGGTCGTCTCCGACCTGTCCCGGGCAGGGCTGTGA
- a CDS encoding MFS transporter, with translation MTVSVPAPASAASGPRPAPAADPSGRRVIVTVVAIQLAASLGFFSVMAHLVAHLRHDLGLLAGTVGLVLGVRVGLQFALLLPVGTVTDLLGARRTGMISCAVRALGFVMLGAAESVGALLCAAVVLAVGGALYNPAGHSLLASVGPGSRSGGFAAYVVAQHLATVAGPPMGLLLLGAGPGFALLTGTAAALWTVAGVLFLFVPRPGGKSAPTRFRDVLAGVRAVLGDRAFLVFALLTAPTTLLANHIMTAVPLLGFKPAVATLCFSLLAMVAAAVQPFVAVRRRGERPWVLRSGLLCAAAGFFVLAALDGTQPGPLMLAAVLNGAANGLVQPSVFQRTARRAPPERFGSYYGVLAFCAGMFSFAGDLVIGRLFDLGPAGAAWALTGVGACALLAVAGTMAGPAAGPVAGPARGE, from the coding sequence GTGACGGTCTCCGTCCCCGCGCCGGCCTCCGCGGCCTCCGGCCCGCGGCCCGCGCCCGCCGCGGACCCGTCCGGCCGCCGGGTGATCGTGACGGTGGTGGCGATCCAGCTCGCCGCCAGCCTCGGCTTCTTCTCGGTGATGGCGCACCTCGTCGCCCACCTCCGGCACGACCTCGGGCTGCTGGCCGGCACCGTCGGGCTGGTCCTCGGCGTGCGGGTGGGCCTGCAGTTCGCGCTGCTCCTGCCGGTCGGCACGGTCACCGACCTGCTCGGGGCGCGCCGGACCGGGATGATCTCCTGCGCCGTCCGCGCGCTGGGGTTCGTGATGCTCGGGGCCGCCGAGAGCGTGGGCGCGCTGCTCTGCGCCGCCGTCGTCCTCGCGGTCGGCGGCGCGCTCTACAATCCCGCGGGCCACAGCCTGCTCGCGTCCGTCGGCCCCGGCAGCAGGTCCGGCGGATTCGCCGCCTACGTCGTCGCCCAGCACCTGGCGACGGTCGCGGGCCCGCCGATGGGGCTTCTCCTGCTGGGCGCGGGGCCCGGGTTCGCGCTCCTGACGGGGACGGCCGCCGCCCTGTGGACGGTCGCCGGTGTCCTGTTCCTGTTCGTGCCCCGGCCGGGCGGGAAGAGCGCGCCCACGCGTTTCCGCGACGTCCTCGCCGGTGTGCGGGCGGTGCTCGGCGACCGCGCGTTCCTGGTCTTCGCGCTGCTGACCGCGCCCACGACGCTGCTCGCCAACCACATCATGACGGCCGTACCCCTCCTCGGCTTCAAGCCCGCGGTGGCGACGCTGTGCTTCTCCCTCCTGGCCATGGTCGCGGCGGCGGTCCAGCCCTTCGTCGCCGTCCGGCGCCGCGGCGAGCGGCCGTGGGTGCTGCGGAGCGGCCTGCTGTGCGCCGCGGCGGGGTTCTTCGTCCTCGCGGCGCTGGACGGCACGCAGCCGGGTCCGCTGATGCTCGCCGCCGTCCTCAACGGCGCCGCGAACGGCCTCGTCCAGCCGTCGGTCTTCCAGCGCACCGCGCGGCGCGCTCCGCCGGAGCGCTTCGGCTCGTACTACGGCGTCCTGGCGTTCTGCGCCGGAATGTTCTCCTTCGCGGGCGACCTGGTGATCGGCCGCCTCTTCGACCTGGGCCCGGCGGGCGCGGCGTGGGCCCTCACCGGGGTCGGGGCCTGCGCGCTCCTGGCCGTGGCGGGCACGATGGCCGGCCCTGCCGCGGGCCCGGTGGCGGGCCCGGCCCGGGGCGAATAA
- a CDS encoding RNA polymerase-binding protein RbpA: protein MGSGNAIRGSRVGAGPMGEAERGDAAPRVWVTFYCANRHETRPSFATDVAVPETWDCPRCGFPAGQDSNNPPAPPKTEPYKTHLAYVKERRSDEDGEAILEEALAKLRQKRAAVKQAMEAAAR, encoded by the coding sequence GTGGGTAGTGGCAACGCGATTCGGGGCAGCCGCGTCGGGGCCGGTCCGATGGGAGAGGCGGAGCGCGGCGACGCCGCCCCCCGCGTCTGGGTGACCTTCTACTGCGCCAACCGGCACGAGACCCGCCCCAGCTTCGCGACGGACGTCGCGGTCCCCGAGACGTGGGACTGCCCGCGCTGCGGGTTCCCCGCCGGCCAGGACTCCAACAACCCCCCGGCCCCGCCGAAGACGGAGCCGTACAAGACCCACCTCGCGTACGTGAAGGAGCGGCGCAGCGACGAGGACGGCGAGGCCATCCTGGAGGAGGCGCTCGCCAAGCTCCGGCAGAAGCGCGCCGCCGTCAAGCAGGCCATGGAGGCCGCGGCCCGCTGA
- the tpiA gene encoding triose-phosphate isomerase, with the protein MARATPAGGPSGRKPLMAGNWKMNNNHLEAIALVQKMAFALKDADYEAVDVAVLPPFTALRSVQTLIEADKYGIQYGAQDVSQHASGAYTGEISAAMLAKLGCTYAVVGHSERRQYHAEDDAVVNAKAKAALAADLTPILCVGEGLEVRKAGGHVPHVLAQIDGGLEKITADQVRRSVIAYEPVWAIGTGEVATPQDAQEVCSAIRTRLAELYDGGVADEARILYGGSVKGGNVAGIMAQTDVDGALVGGASLDPGEFVKICRYRDLPV; encoded by the coding sequence ATGGCCCGCGCGACCCCTGCCGGCGGCCCGAGCGGCCGCAAGCCGCTCATGGCCGGCAACTGGAAGATGAACAACAACCACCTCGAGGCGATCGCGCTCGTCCAGAAGATGGCGTTCGCGCTCAAGGACGCCGACTACGAGGCCGTCGACGTCGCGGTGCTCCCGCCGTTCACCGCGCTCCGCTCGGTGCAGACCCTGATCGAGGCCGACAAGTACGGGATCCAGTACGGCGCGCAGGACGTCTCCCAGCACGCCTCCGGCGCCTACACCGGTGAGATCTCCGCGGCGATGCTGGCCAAGCTCGGCTGCACCTATGCCGTCGTCGGGCACTCCGAGCGGCGCCAGTACCACGCCGAGGACGACGCGGTCGTCAACGCCAAGGCCAAGGCCGCGCTCGCCGCCGACCTCACCCCGATCCTGTGCGTCGGCGAGGGGCTGGAGGTCCGCAAGGCCGGCGGGCACGTCCCGCACGTGCTCGCGCAGATCGACGGCGGGCTGGAGAAGATCACCGCCGACCAGGTGCGGCGCTCCGTGATCGCCTACGAGCCGGTCTGGGCGATCGGCACCGGCGAGGTCGCCACCCCGCAGGACGCGCAGGAGGTCTGTTCGGCCATCCGCACGCGGCTCGCCGAGCTGTACGACGGCGGAGTGGCCGACGAGGCGCGTATCCTGTACGGCGGTTCGGTCAAGGGCGGCAACGTGGCCGGGATCATGGCGCAGACCGACGTGGACGGCGCTTTGGTCGGTGGTGCCAGCCTGGACCCGGGAGAGTTCGTCAAAATCTGCCGGTACCGGGATCTGCCGGTCTGA
- the glyA gene encoding serine hydroxymethyltransferase: MHEPAVPHLQGQDPEIAALVEAEARRQYEKIRLIASENYVSEAVLEAAGTVLTNKYSEGYAGKRYYEGQQNVDPIELLAIERAKGVFGAEHANVQPYSGSPANLAVYMAFLEPGDPVMGLSLPMGGHLTHGWSVSATGKWFRPVRYDVRADTGRVDMDQVRDLALKERPKLIWCGGTAVPRTIDFPAFAEIAREAGAVLAADIAHIAGLVAGGAHPSPIGHADVVTTTTHKTLRGPRGAMILSTAEHAKAVDKAVFPGLQGGPHNHTTAAIAVALKEAARPDFAGYARQVVANAKVLAAALLDRGYDLISGGTDNHLILIDLTGKGVAGKPAAQALDRAGIELNYNAVPFDPRKPFDPSGLRLGTAAITTRGIGEEHMPQLAAWIDEVVQATAKRGEAVLDRVAGQVRDLLASYPMPGWRSVP, from the coding sequence ATGCACGAACCGGCCGTACCCCATCTGCAGGGCCAGGACCCCGAGATCGCCGCGCTGGTGGAGGCCGAGGCCCGCCGCCAGTACGAGAAGATCCGGTTGATCGCCTCGGAGAACTACGTCTCGGAGGCGGTGCTGGAGGCCGCCGGCACGGTCCTGACCAACAAGTACTCCGAGGGCTACGCGGGCAAGCGCTACTACGAGGGCCAGCAGAACGTCGACCCCATCGAGCTGCTCGCCATCGAGCGCGCGAAGGGCGTCTTCGGCGCCGAGCACGCCAACGTCCAGCCCTACTCCGGCTCGCCCGCCAACCTTGCCGTCTACATGGCGTTCCTGGAGCCCGGCGACCCGGTCATGGGCCTGTCGCTGCCGATGGGCGGCCACCTCACGCACGGCTGGTCGGTGTCGGCCACCGGCAAGTGGTTCCGGCCCGTCCGCTACGACGTGCGCGCCGACACGGGCCGGGTCGACATGGACCAGGTGCGCGACCTCGCCCTCAAGGAGCGGCCGAAGCTGATCTGGTGCGGCGGCACCGCGGTCCCGCGGACGATCGACTTCCCGGCGTTCGCCGAGATCGCCCGGGAGGCCGGCGCGGTCCTGGCCGCCGACATCGCGCACATCGCGGGCCTGGTCGCCGGCGGCGCGCACCCGTCCCCGATCGGGCACGCCGACGTCGTCACGACCACCACGCACAAGACGCTGCGCGGTCCCCGCGGCGCCATGATCCTTTCGACGGCGGAACACGCGAAGGCGGTCGACAAGGCCGTGTTCCCCGGCCTTCAGGGCGGGCCGCACAACCACACGACGGCCGCGATCGCCGTCGCGCTGAAGGAGGCGGCGCGCCCGGACTTCGCCGGGTACGCGCGGCAGGTCGTCGCGAACGCCAAGGTGCTGGCCGCCGCGCTGCTGGACCGCGGCTACGACCTGATCTCCGGCGGCACCGACAACCACCTCATCCTCATCGACCTGACCGGCAAGGGAGTGGCGGGCAAGCCCGCCGCGCAGGCCCTCGACCGCGCCGGCATCGAGCTGAACTACAACGCCGTCCCGTTCGACCCGCGCAAGCCCTTCGACCCGTCCGGGCTGCGGCTCGGCACCGCCGCGATCACCACCCGGGGGATCGGCGAGGAGCACATGCCGCAGCTCGCGGCGTGGATCGACGAGGTCGTGCAGGCCACGGCCAAGCGGGGCGAGGCGGTCCTGGACCGGGTCGCCGGGCAGGTCCGCGACCTGCTCGCGTCCTACCCGATGCCCGGCTGGCGGTCCGTGCCCTGA